The following coding sequences are from one Malaciobacter pacificus window:
- a CDS encoding UPF0323 family lipoprotein — MKKKNHIKKISNYAMVGGLGAILVTGLVGCGDSSNNNQQQGQSDAFSQASQKQGAFVVVEESASGQYKIADEFPASKTTIVLRKPDGTERILTQEEIDKLVKEEEAKIDNGTSALTNPEMSNGGMGLGGVLLSSIAGAMIGSWLGNKLFNNQNYQNQRKAQYKSPQTYSRSQSSFNNTNKSSTTKSSSSKSSGFFGNKSSSSSSKSSFGSSRSFGG; from the coding sequence TTGAAAAAGAAAAATCATATTAAAAAGATATCTAATTATGCTATGGTTGGTGGATTAGGAGCTATTTTAGTAACTGGATTAGTGGGTTGTGGTGACTCAAGCAACAATAATCAACAACAAGGGCAAAGTGATGCTTTTAGCCAAGCTAGTCAAAAACAAGGCGCATTTGTTGTTGTTGAAGAATCTGCAAGTGGTCAATATAAAATTGCAGATGAATTCCCTGCTTCTAAAACTACTATCGTATTAAGAAAGCCAGATGGAACAGAGAGAATTTTAACACAAGAAGAAATTGATAAACTAGTAAAAGAAGAAGAAGCAAAAATTGACAATGGAACTTCTGCATTAACAAATCCTGAAATGTCAAATGGAGGAATGGGACTTGGTGGAGTATTGCTATCTTCAATTGCAGGTGCTATGATTGGATCTTGGTTAGGTAATAAATTATTCAACAATCAAAACTATCAAAATCAAAGAAAAGCACAGTATAAATCTCCTCAAACTTATAGTAGATCACAAAGTTCATTTAATAACACTAATAAAAGTAGCACTACAAAATCATCATCTTCAAAAAGTAGTGGATTCTTTGGAAATAAATCAAGTTCAAGTTCATCTAAAAGTTCATTTGGTTCTTCTAGATCTTTTGGAGGGTGA
- a CDS encoding glutathionylspermidine synthase family protein: MKLEKLNPLTPEYLESIGFVWHTDNDNTSYVADEIVEITEDEANAYYEACNELYDMFCEAGEYVIENDLFHEINIPFNLVDLIKESWENDVHWHLYSRFDLAGGIDGKPIKLIEFNADTPTALFETAVIQWAMLKANGLDEASQFNNMFEALKDNFKRIITLDSHIEKFEEYYKDLGWKILFSSISGSSEDENTTKLLQHIASEAGFNTDFEFMDRVQFNDEGIFKEDELFEFWFKLVPWEDIGIEESELALILTDIIKEKKAIIFNPAYTLMFQSKGFMKILWDLYPNHPLLLETSFEPLENKKQVEKRCFGREGANTKIINEDGSIDVETAGEYEGHKAIYQEYVELPTDSEGNSYQAGVFFAYEACGLGFRRGEKILNNMSKFVGHIIK, from the coding sequence ATGAAATTAGAAAAATTAAACCCTCTAACACCTGAATACTTAGAATCTATTGGATTTGTATGGCATACAGATAATGATAATACATCTTATGTAGCAGATGAAATAGTAGAAATTACTGAAGATGAAGCTAATGCATATTATGAGGCTTGTAATGAGTTATATGATATGTTTTGTGAAGCTGGTGAGTATGTAATTGAAAATGACTTATTCCATGAAATAAATATACCATTTAATTTAGTTGATTTAATAAAAGAGTCATGGGAAAATGATGTTCATTGGCATTTATATTCAAGATTTGATTTAGCAGGTGGTATTGATGGTAAACCTATTAAACTAATTGAGTTTAACGCAGATACTCCAACTGCATTGTTTGAAACAGCAGTTATTCAATGGGCTATGTTAAAAGCAAATGGATTAGATGAAGCAAGTCAATTTAATAATATGTTTGAAGCTTTAAAGGATAACTTTAAAAGAATTATTACCCTTGATAGTCATATTGAAAAGTTTGAAGAGTATTATAAAGACTTGGGGTGGAAGATATTATTTTCTTCTATTAGTGGTTCAAGTGAAGATGAAAACACAACTAAACTTTTACAACATATTGCTAGTGAAGCTGGATTTAACACTGATTTTGAATTTATGGATAGAGTTCAATTTAATGATGAAGGGATTTTTAAAGAGGATGAATTATTTGAATTTTGGTTTAAATTAGTTCCTTGGGAAGATATAGGTATTGAAGAGAGTGAATTAGCTTTAATCTTAACTGATATTATTAAAGAAAAAAAAGCAATTATATTTAATCCTGCATATACTTTAATGTTCCAATCAAAAGGTTTTATGAAAATTCTTTGGGATTTATATCCAAATCATCCATTATTATTAGAGACTTCATTTGAACCATTAGAGAATAAAAAACAAGTTGAGAAAAGATGTTTTGGTAGAGAAGGTGCTAATACAAAAATCATTAATGAAGATGGAAGTATTGATGTTGAAACAGCAGGTGAATATGAAGGTCACAAAGCTATTTATCAAGAGTATGTAGAACTACCAACTGATAGTGAAGGTAACTCATATCAAGCAGGAGTATTTTTTGCTTACGAAGCTTGTGGATTAGGATTTAGAAGGGGTGAGAAGATTTTAAATAACATGTCTAAATTTGTAGGACATATTATAAAATAA
- a CDS encoding PLDc N-terminal domain-containing protein — MELIGGLFVLIFGLFGFILFIYVIIDILRHEFTGYNKIIWIIVLLCLPVLGAILYLIFGRGQRVK; from the coding sequence ATGGAGTTAATTGGTGGTTTATTTGTTTTAATTTTTGGTTTATTTGGATTCATACTTTTTATTTATGTGATTATTGATATTTTAAGACATGAATTTACAGGTTATAATAAAATTATCTGGATTATTGTATTACTATGTTTACCTGTTCTTGGTGCAATTTTATATTTGATTTTTGGAAGAGGTCAAAGGGTTAAATAA
- a CDS encoding tetraacyldisaccharide 4'-kinase gives MNSKFHLWIEDYLFFPNAFQKLISFFLVPLTFIYMLIILTKRAMAKQIHFGIPVISVGNIIVGGSGKTPVTIALASKYENSCVILRGYGRQSKGLYVVSQNGKILEDVTTSGDEAMLLAQALPNSTIIVSEDRVKAILKAKELGCKIVFLDDGFSKYHIAKFNILLRPKKEPENILCLPSGGYREPKGFYAQADIELKEDRDFKRIITFKKDNKIIEKLPEKIVLLTAISKPKRLLEFLPKNTIMESFPDHHNFTKEEIIEVTKKYKDYSFVTTAKDMVKLDRFNIENIYLMDLNIKFNNVDFSLLEEYLKDFKEN, from the coding sequence GTGAACTCAAAATTTCACTTATGGATAGAAGATTATCTCTTCTTTCCAAATGCTTTTCAAAAATTAATATCATTTTTTCTAGTTCCACTTACTTTTATTTATATGCTAATAATTCTAACCAAAAGAGCTATGGCAAAACAAATTCATTTTGGAATACCAGTAATTTCTGTTGGAAATATAATAGTTGGTGGTAGTGGTAAAACTCCTGTAACTATTGCACTTGCTTCAAAATATGAAAACTCTTGTGTAATTTTAAGAGGTTATGGAAGGCAATCCAAAGGATTATATGTCGTATCACAAAATGGAAAAATATTGGAAGATGTAACTACTAGTGGTGATGAAGCGATGTTATTAGCACAAGCTTTGCCAAATAGCACAATAATTGTTAGTGAAGATAGAGTAAAAGCTATTTTAAAAGCTAAAGAGTTAGGTTGTAAAATAGTATTTTTAGATGATGGATTTTCAAAATATCATATTGCAAAATTTAATATTCTTTTAAGACCAAAAAAAGAGCCTGAAAATATCTTATGTTTACCAAGTGGAGGATATAGAGAACCAAAAGGTTTTTATGCTCAAGCTGATATTGAATTAAAAGAAGATAGGGATTTTAAAAGAATAATTACTTTTAAAAAAGATAATAAAATTATTGAAAAACTACCTGAAAAAATTGTTTTACTAACAGCTATTTCTAAGCCAAAAAGATTATTAGAATTTTTGCCAAAAAATACTATTATGGAGAGTTTTCCTGATCACCATAATTTTACAAAAGAAGAGATAATAGAAGTTACGAAAAAGTATAAAGATTATAGTTTTGTAACAACAGCAAAAGATATGGTTAAGTTAGATAGATTTAATATTGAAAATATATATTTAATGGATTTGAATATTAAATTCAATAATGTAGATTTTTCTTTATTAGAAGAGTACTTAAAAGATTTTAAGGAGAACTAA
- a CDS encoding DegT/DnrJ/EryC1/StrS family aminotransferase: protein MTKNIPIFRASVDNEELSQLRMVLDSKDDLSKVIEFEESMQKFIGANHAVATATSTAAIHLALSAIKLKRGDKILMSVNSFVNLPECVRHFDAEPIFVDINLDDMNIDLDKFEQVLKENSSKKLRGAIITFVGGQTPDLDRLYDIVEKYGIILIEDCRSSLGAKYKGKMVGNLRADMTIFSTNPSNSKYAISRSGIIVTNNDEIAARAKLLRTHALTTTYDSYGNLDYVYDVVDIGHKYDLSELDAAYALAQLNKTDKFVKRRKEVAAIYTKRLKDVKHIEIPPHIEENVFTQFIIKVSRNRDAFARALKERGVATGLNYIPLHLLSYYKTKYSIKITAFPNALNNYQQILSLPIYASLTDEEVNYVCDQIIEVSSEWI, encoded by the coding sequence ATGACAAAAAATATACCAATATTTAGAGCCTCAGTTGATAATGAAGAATTAAGCCAATTAAGAATGGTACTTGATTCAAAAGATGATTTATCTAAAGTAATTGAATTTGAAGAGAGCATGCAAAAGTTCATAGGTGCAAACCATGCAGTTGCTACTGCTACTTCAACTGCTGCTATTCATTTAGCACTAAGTGCTATAAAATTAAAAAGAGGAGATAAAATCTTAATGTCTGTTAACTCTTTTGTTAACTTACCTGAGTGTGTAAGACATTTTGATGCAGAACCTATTTTTGTTGATATTAACTTGGATGACATGAATATCGATTTAGATAAATTCGAACAAGTTCTAAAAGAGAATAGTTCAAAAAAACTTAGAGGTGCAATTATCACTTTTGTAGGGGGACAAACACCTGATTTAGACAGATTATATGATATTGTTGAAAAATATGGAATAATCTTGATTGAAGATTGTAGATCAAGTTTAGGAGCTAAATACAAAGGCAAAATGGTTGGAAATCTAAGAGCAGATATGACTATTTTTTCAACAAACCCATCAAATTCTAAATATGCAATTTCAAGATCAGGAATTATTGTAACAAATAATGATGAAATTGCTGCAAGAGCAAAACTGCTTAGAACTCACGCACTTACAACTACATATGATAGTTATGGAAACTTAGATTACGTATATGATGTAGTTGATATAGGTCATAAATATGATTTATCGGAGCTTGATGCAGCATATGCACTTGCTCAATTAAATAAAACTGATAAATTTGTAAAAAGAAGAAAAGAAGTTGCTGCTATTTATACAAAAAGATTAAAAGATGTAAAACATATTGAAATTCCTCCTCATATTGAAGAGAATGTATTTACACAATTTATAATCAAAGTATCAAGAAATAGAGATGCTTTTGCAAGAGCATTAAAAGAAAGAGGCGTTGCAACAGGGCTTAATTATATTCCATTACATCTTTTATCATATTATAAAACAAAATATTCCATAAAAATTACAGCATTTCCAAATGCTTTAAATAATTATCAGCAAATATTATCACTTCCTATCTATGCTAGTTTAACTGATGAGGAAGTAAACTATGTGTGTGATCAAATTATTGAAGTCTCTTCTGAATGGATATAA
- a CDS encoding NAD+ synthase, with product MINWEDIKNQLIIFLKEEVKKTGHEKVTVGLSGGLDSAVVAVLCKEAFGDNLNCVLMPSQFSSLSSTEHAIEVCEKFDIKYEIIPIEPMVSAYIENMDEDKLRIGNFSARMRMSVLYDVSSREKSIVVGTSNKSELLLGYGTIFGDIACAINPIGEMYKSDEFDFARTLGVPESILSKPPSADLWEGQSDEEELGYSYKHMDDVLKQMVDNGKSKDELLALGFEEELIDLLTYRIKANAFKGKLPTIANIKWN from the coding sequence GTGATAAATTGGGAAGATATAAAGAATCAACTAATTATATTTTTAAAAGAAGAAGTTAAAAAAACTGGTCATGAAAAAGTTACTGTTGGTCTTTCAGGTGGGCTTGATTCTGCAGTTGTGGCAGTATTATGTAAAGAGGCATTTGGAGACAATTTAAACTGTGTTTTAATGCCATCACAATTCTCATCTTTAAGTTCAACAGAACATGCAATTGAGGTATGTGAAAAATTTGATATAAAATATGAAATTATTCCAATTGAACCAATGGTTAGTGCCTATATTGAGAATATGGATGAAGATAAACTTAGAATTGGTAACTTTAGTGCAAGAATGAGAATGTCTGTACTTTATGATGTATCATCTAGAGAAAAATCTATTGTAGTTGGAACTTCAAATAAGAGTGAATTACTACTTGGGTATGGAACTATTTTTGGAGATATTGCTTGTGCCATAAATCCAATTGGTGAAATGTACAAAAGTGATGAGTTTGATTTCGCAAGAACGTTAGGTGTTCCTGAATCGATTTTATCTAAACCACCAAGTGCTGACTTATGGGAAGGTCAAAGTGATGAAGAAGAACTTGGATATTCTTATAAACATATGGATGATGTATTAAAACAGATGGTTGATAACGGTAAATCTAAAGATGAATTGTTAGCTTTAGGATTTGAAGAAGAACTAATAGATTTATTAACTTACAGAATTAAAGCAAATGCATTTAAAGGTAAATTACCTACAATTGCAAATATTAAATGGAATTAA
- a CDS encoding (2Fe-2S)-binding protein: protein MARNFPHSYEVCTCKHVTLGEIIYAIKEKNAKTLEDLGKITDAGTCCKSCRCAQDDIGVEKMELYLTEILDKFNKEN from the coding sequence ATGGCTAGAAATTTTCCACACTCTTACGAAGTTTGTACTTGTAAACATGTTACACTTGGTGAGATAATTTATGCAATAAAAGAAAAAAATGCAAAAACATTAGAGGATTTAGGGAAAATTACAGATGCTGGGACTTGTTGTAAGTCTTGTAGGTGTGCCCAAGATGATATTGGTGTTGAAAAAATGGAATTGTATTTAACTGAAATTTTAGACAAGTTTAACAAAGAGAATTAA
- a CDS encoding (2Fe-2S)-binding protein, whose amino-acid sequence MLEFEDNYEVCNCKKVTIKDIKNSILEKNAMTLSAIQELTTAGTECRHCIFPEGDFGKMKKKIYCKDILNEYKKELNG is encoded by the coding sequence TTGTTAGAATTTGAAGATAATTATGAAGTTTGCAATTGTAAAAAAGTAACTATAAAAGATATAAAAAATAGTATTCTAGAAAAAAATGCAATGACTTTAAGTGCAATACAAGAGCTTACAACTGCAGGAACTGAGTGTAGACATTGTATTTTTCCAGAAGGTGATTTTGGTAAAATGAAAAAGAAGATTTATTGTAAAGATATTTTAAATGAATATAAAAAGGAATTAAATGGCTAG
- a CDS encoding TerB family tellurite resistance protein, whose amino-acid sequence MKLIVLLVIGVILFFIARNYKTERFKNINLKVKEKFDGDLMNHEAGLLVALMAKVAKADGQVCELEAELLKHTFNDISSHFENSEEIRDRLKELYINEKKSFDNTIDVCNKLHSLTKFDYAKRVKILEYLLNLAFIDKEFSDAEKMICEDISNALKIKQTDFDNIVNNFIAFYAQQASNKALNLEKAYEVLEASPNDDAATLKKKYRSLVKKHHPDIISGQGASQSIIDEATKKLQEINEAYELIKKEKGL is encoded by the coding sequence ATGAAATTAATAGTTCTACTTGTAATAGGAGTTATACTATTTTTTATTGCAAGAAATTACAAAACAGAAAGATTTAAAAATATTAATTTAAAAGTTAAAGAGAAGTTTGATGGTGATTTAATGAATCATGAAGCAGGTTTGTTAGTTGCTTTAATGGCAAAAGTTGCAAAAGCTGATGGTCAAGTTTGTGAACTTGAAGCAGAACTTTTAAAACATACTTTTAATGATATCTCAAGCCATTTTGAAAATAGTGAAGAGATTAGAGATAGATTAAAAGAGCTTTATATAAATGAGAAAAAAAGTTTTGATAATACTATTGATGTATGTAATAAACTTCACTCTTTAACAAAATTTGATTATGCAAAAAGAGTAAAAATTTTAGAATATCTATTAAATTTAGCATTTATTGATAAAGAGTTTTCAGATGCTGAAAAAATGATTTGTGAAGATATTTCAAATGCACTAAAAATTAAGCAAACTGATTTTGATAACATTGTTAATAATTTTATAGCATTTTATGCTCAACAAGCATCAAATAAAGCTTTAAATTTAGAAAAAGCTTATGAAGTATTAGAAGCAAGCCCAAATGATGATGCAGCAACTTTAAAGAAAAAATATAGAAGTTTAGTAAAAAAACATCATCCAGATATTATTTCAGGGCAGGGAGCTAGTCAAAGTATTATTGATGAAGCAACTAAGAAACTTCAAGAGATTAATGAAGCTTATGAATTAATAAAAAAAGAGAAAGGTTTATAA
- the tatB gene encoding Sec-independent protein translocase protein TatB: MEILLIAVIAIIALGPDKLPTAMVEVAKFIKKFKSGLDDAKNTLDSELNVSEMKDQANKFKAQIEDMKTSVSSETKVDLGLNDIINDEPRQDHVTSVNATYAENDQVEKLKEEKKKAEKVSFKKNKKAKETVEITNNESDKFKVKFDEEKKEDNA; encoded by the coding sequence ATGGAAATCCTACTAATCGCAGTGATTGCAATTATTGCTTTAGGACCTGATAAACTACCAACAGCAATGGTTGAAGTTGCTAAATTTATCAAAAAATTTAAATCAGGACTTGATGATGCTAAGAATACTTTAGATAGTGAATTAAATGTTAGTGAAATGAAAGACCAAGCAAATAAATTCAAAGCTCAAATTGAAGATATGAAAACATCTGTTTCAAGTGAAACAAAAGTTGATTTAGGTTTAAATGATATTATAAATGATGAACCAAGGCAAGATCATGTAACTAGTGTAAATGCTACTTATGCAGAAAATGATCAGGTTGAAAAACTAAAAGAAGAGAAGAAAAAAGCTGAAAAAGTTTCATTTAAAAAGAATAAAAAAGCTAAAGAAACTGTAGAAATAACAAATAATGAAAGTGATAAATTTAAAGTTAAATTTGATGAAGAAAAAAAAGAGGATAATGCTTAA